One Phycisphaera mikurensis NBRC 102666 DNA window includes the following coding sequences:
- a CDS encoding glycosyltransferase produces MDNQQPGRFGGRRGRLTLRIVVVIPALNEAETLGALLARITRGAGAVAAADVFVSDSGSTDATTARAAVAGCVVIRGACVTGRGSALRAGVDAALAAAPDAGAVWMLHADCLPPEDGAACIRGALADPAVVGGAFGQRFNTSGCGRWARHRLRLVVFFNRVRYGLTGVYFGDQGIFVRPGILAAAGGVPPLDLFEDVELCRRLRAAGKLVLLPGRMTTSPRRFLANGPIRQLVRDAWMLLRHRLRGDGPAYAEAYARRRG; encoded by the coding sequence CTGGACAATCAACAGCCCGGCCGCTTCGGCGGCCGACGCGGGAGGCTGACGCTGCGGATCGTCGTCGTCATCCCGGCGCTCAACGAGGCGGAGACGCTGGGGGCGCTGCTCGCCCGGATCACCCGGGGGGCGGGTGCCGTCGCCGCCGCCGACGTCTTCGTCTCCGACTCCGGCTCGACCGACGCGACCACCGCCCGCGCCGCCGTCGCCGGCTGCGTGGTGATCCGGGGGGCGTGCGTGACCGGCCGCGGCTCGGCCCTGCGCGCGGGCGTCGATGCCGCCCTCGCCGCCGCGCCCGACGCGGGCGCGGTCTGGATGCTTCACGCGGACTGCCTGCCGCCCGAGGACGGTGCGGCTTGCATCCGCGGAGCGCTCGCCGATCCCGCCGTCGTCGGCGGTGCCTTCGGCCAGCGGTTCAACACCAGCGGGTGCGGGCGCTGGGCCCGCCACCGGCTCCGGCTGGTCGTCTTCTTCAACCGCGTCCGGTACGGCCTCACCGGCGTGTACTTCGGCGACCAGGGCATCTTCGTCCGGCCCGGGATCCTCGCGGCCGCCGGCGGAGTCCCGCCGCTGGACCTCTTCGAGGACGTCGAGCTGTGCCGGCGCCTCCGCGCCGCCGGGAAGCTGGTGCTGCTTCCCGGGCGGATGACCACGAGCCCGCGTCGCTTCCTCGCCAACGGCCCGATCCGCCAGCTCGTCCGCGACGCCTGGATGCTCCTGCGGCACCGGCTCCGCGGCGACGGCCCCGCCTACGCGGAGGCTTACGCCCGCCGCCGGGGATGA
- a CDS encoding sigma-70 family RNA polymerase sigma factor — translation MASKRIQSDLDVYLSQINEVPLLTAEEEKTLARKIIHEGCMASREHMIRANLRLVVMIAKRYQNRGMLLQDLINEGNVGLMRGVEGFDPEYGARFSTYGCWWIKQAIKRALINSGQPVHIPAYMVELIARWKKETRNLTDELGRSPEIDELAERMEVTEKKVRFVIKAAVAKKRPMQESDGGEGSPPTLGQLLADDQQPGPEDRVVHEDNLNTVRQLLDAIDEREAKILRLRFGLDGEEPLTLKQIGTHVGLTRERVRQIEIEALRKLNERFQSDRPLAAVRIKTKIKEAEKKKASQEKRKATMAAKKKEAARAKEREDEVVKAEAA, via the coding sequence ATGGCGTCGAAGCGCATCCAATCCGATCTGGACGTGTACCTCAGCCAGATCAACGAGGTCCCGCTGCTGACCGCCGAGGAGGAGAAGACCCTCGCCCGCAAGATCATCCACGAGGGCTGCATGGCCTCGCGGGAGCACATGATCCGGGCGAACCTCCGCCTGGTGGTGATGATCGCGAAGCGGTACCAGAACCGCGGCATGCTGCTGCAGGACCTCATCAACGAGGGCAACGTCGGGCTCATGCGCGGCGTCGAGGGCTTCGACCCCGAGTACGGGGCCCGCTTCAGCACCTACGGCTGCTGGTGGATCAAGCAGGCGATCAAGCGGGCGCTCATCAACTCCGGCCAGCCCGTGCACATCCCCGCGTACATGGTGGAGCTGATCGCGCGCTGGAAGAAGGAGACGCGGAACCTCACCGACGAGCTCGGCCGCAGCCCCGAGATCGACGAGCTCGCCGAGCGGATGGAGGTCACCGAGAAGAAGGTCCGCTTCGTCATCAAGGCCGCCGTCGCGAAGAAGCGGCCCATGCAGGAGAGTGATGGCGGCGAGGGCAGCCCGCCGACGCTCGGCCAGCTGCTCGCCGACGACCAGCAGCCCGGCCCGGAAGACCGGGTCGTCCACGAGGACAACCTCAACACGGTCCGCCAGCTGCTCGACGCGATCGACGAACGGGAGGCCAAGATCCTCCGCCTCCGCTTCGGCCTCGACGGCGAGGAGCCGCTGACGCTCAAGCAGATCGGTACCCACGTCGGGCTGACCCGCGAACGCGTCCGGCAGATCGAGATCGAGGCGCTCCGCAAGCTCAACGAGCGCTTCCAGAGCGACCGCCCGCTCGCCGCCGTCCGCATCAAGACGAAGATCAAGGAAGCGGAGAAGAAGAAGGCCAGCCAGGAGAAGCGGAAGGCCACGATGGCGGCGAAGAAGAAGGAAGCTGCGCGGGCGAAGGAGCGGGAGGACGAGGTGGTGAAGGCGGAGGCGGCGTAG
- a CDS encoding phosphoribosylaminoimidazolesuccinocarboxamide synthase — MRAAASVVTSTDLPLPGRRVGKVRDVYACRTTADCPGGERDAVLLVATDRLSAFDVVLPTAVPGKGPTLTRIAAWWFAKLEADGFLRGPLSADPVPGFGGPLRHHLISTDPAHVAGLSDAQAEALRGRVMIGLPAEVVPVECVVRGYLTGSGWSSYRQTGHVCGVALPVGLVESEKLPEPIFTPTTKAERGAHDAPVSFEQAAGSVGLGLMTTLRDASLALYAAGAAVAEARGVLLADTKFEFGLVDGTPVLVDEALTPDSSRFWPAECWRPGAEPPSFDKQFVRSWLLDEAAAGRWNKAAPGPELPPEIVQRTAERYAEAEHRLTSSASA; from the coding sequence ATGCGAGCCGCCGCCAGCGTTGTGACTTCCACCGATCTGCCGCTGCCGGGCCGCCGCGTCGGCAAGGTGCGGGACGTGTACGCGTGCCGCACCACGGCCGACTGCCCCGGCGGCGAGCGGGACGCGGTGCTGCTGGTGGCGACCGACCGGCTGTCCGCGTTCGACGTCGTCCTCCCGACGGCGGTGCCGGGCAAGGGCCCCACGCTCACGCGGATCGCGGCGTGGTGGTTCGCGAAGCTCGAGGCCGACGGCTTCCTGCGCGGCCCGCTCAGCGCCGACCCGGTGCCCGGCTTCGGCGGGCCGCTGCGGCACCACCTGATCTCGACCGACCCCGCCCACGTCGCGGGGCTCAGCGACGCCCAGGCCGAAGCCCTCCGCGGCCGCGTGATGATCGGGCTCCCCGCCGAGGTCGTGCCCGTGGAGTGCGTCGTCCGCGGCTACCTCACCGGCTCAGGCTGGTCGAGCTACCGGCAGACCGGCCACGTCTGCGGCGTTGCGCTGCCGGTGGGCCTCGTGGAGAGCGAGAAGCTGCCCGAGCCGATCTTCACGCCGACGACCAAGGCGGAGCGCGGCGCCCACGACGCTCCGGTGAGCTTCGAGCAGGCGGCCGGGTCGGTCGGGCTGGGGCTGATGACGACGCTGCGGGACGCCTCGCTCGCTCTCTACGCGGCGGGCGCCGCGGTGGCGGAGGCGAGGGGGGTGCTGCTGGCCGACACGAAGTTCGAGTTCGGCCTGGTGGACGGCACGCCGGTGCTCGTGGACGAGGCGCTGACACCGGACTCCTCCCGGTTCTGGCCCGCCGAGTGCTGGCGGCCCGGGGCGGAGCCGCCGAGCTTCGACAAGCAGTTCGTGCGGTCGTGGCTGCTGGACGAGGCCGCGGCCGGCCGCTGGAACAAGGCCGCGCCGGGCCCGGAGCTGCCCCCCGAGATCGTGCAGAGAACCGCGGAGCGCTACGCCGAAGCCGAGCACCGGCTGACGTCTTCGGCCTCCGCCTGA
- a CDS encoding MlaE family ABC transporter permease — MRGPARAVAAVGASAVSVTSFIGSIGLLVRDVAVLLPGVVTQERGKRMAWTNLGYQLYRVGVRSIGVVGLVTFCIGAILSLQIGPILESYGAGGQLPRVIGIAMFRELGPLIGAIVLTGFAGASIAAELGTMAVAEELRALRSHAIDPVRFLVLPRVVAATVMTVCLAVFSNFMGVVGGAFTAKLSLGIPVYTYVDSTFQAVATVDLVTGLIKAAVFGVIIGALSCHLGMSVRGGALGVGSATTRTVVNSIVGLVCVDLLFTMIFYVLGLGGKL; from the coding sequence GTGAGGGGGCCGGCGCGGGCGGTGGCGGCGGTCGGCGCCTCGGCGGTGTCGGTGACCTCCTTCATCGGGTCGATCGGCCTGCTCGTGCGCGACGTCGCCGTCCTGCTGCCCGGCGTGGTCACGCAGGAGCGTGGCAAACGCATGGCCTGGACGAACCTGGGCTACCAGCTCTACCGCGTCGGCGTGCGGAGCATCGGGGTGGTGGGGCTGGTCACCTTCTGCATCGGCGCGATCCTGTCGCTGCAGATCGGCCCGATCCTCGAGAGCTACGGCGCCGGCGGCCAGCTGCCGCGGGTCATCGGCATCGCGATGTTCCGCGAGCTGGGCCCGCTGATCGGGGCGATCGTGCTCACCGGCTTCGCCGGCGCCTCGATCGCCGCCGAGCTGGGGACCATGGCCGTCGCCGAGGAGCTCAGGGCGCTGCGCAGCCACGCGATCGACCCGGTCCGGTTCCTCGTGCTCCCGCGTGTGGTGGCCGCCACGGTCATGACCGTCTGCCTGGCCGTCTTCAGCAACTTCATGGGCGTCGTGGGCGGGGCGTTCACGGCGAAGCTCAGCCTCGGCATCCCGGTCTACACCTACGTCGACAGCACCTTCCAGGCCGTCGCGACCGTCGACCTTGTCACCGGCCTCATCAAGGCCGCCGTCTTCGGCGTCATCATCGGCGCCCTCTCCTGCCACCTGGGCATGAGCGTCCGCGGCGGGGCGCTGGGCGTGGGCTCGGCCACCACCCGAACCGTCGTCAACAGCATCGTGGGCCTGGTCTGCGTCGACCTGCTGTTCACGATGATCTTCTACGTGCTCGGCCTGGGCGGCAAGCTCTAA
- a CDS encoding aminotransferase class I/II-fold pyridoxal phosphate-dependent enzyme: MDIQLAPRIERLPTYVLGRLKQMIYDRRKDGADVIDMNMGNPSDPPPDAVVEKIRDAVLDPRNSRYSVSKGVYNLRKDMADKYERKWGVKLDPDAEVIATIGSKEGFSHMCLALLGPGDSAVVADPAFQIHTTAVVLAGASTISVPLGNDEAFLGDIDRVLDRMTPQPKLVILCYPHNPTGMTVDDDFFPKVVEICKRHQVMVVNDFAYGETCFDGYKAPSILQAPGAIEHGCEFSTMSKPYNMAGWRIGFCCGNAQMIAGLATVKGYYDYGIFQAVQIAAIVAMREGDRHIEQQNAKYQARRDQLVTGLRRLGWEVEPPRASMFLWAKPPREQLDAYGGTSESFCLAMVEEAEVAMTPGGAFGPRGEHHVRLALVENEHRIRQALRNLGRVLNTPKLAVA, translated from the coding sequence ATGGACATCCAACTCGCCCCCCGCATCGAGCGGCTCCCGACCTACGTGCTCGGCCGCCTCAAGCAGATGATCTACGACCGCCGCAAGGACGGCGCCGACGTCATCGACATGAACATGGGCAACCCTTCGGATCCGCCGCCGGACGCCGTGGTCGAGAAGATCCGCGACGCCGTGCTCGACCCGCGGAACTCCCGGTACTCGGTGAGCAAGGGCGTCTACAACCTGCGGAAGGACATGGCCGACAAGTACGAGCGGAAGTGGGGCGTGAAGCTCGACCCCGACGCGGAGGTGATCGCGACGATCGGCAGCAAGGAGGGCTTCAGCCACATGTGCCTCGCGCTGCTGGGCCCCGGCGACAGCGCCGTCGTCGCCGACCCGGCGTTCCAGATCCACACGACCGCCGTCGTGCTCGCGGGCGCCTCGACGATCAGCGTGCCGCTGGGCAACGACGAGGCCTTCCTCGGGGACATCGACCGCGTGCTCGACCGGATGACCCCGCAGCCGAAGCTGGTGATCCTCTGCTACCCGCACAACCCCACGGGCATGACCGTCGACGACGACTTCTTTCCGAAGGTCGTGGAGATCTGCAAGCGGCACCAGGTGATGGTCGTGAACGACTTCGCCTACGGCGAGACCTGCTTCGACGGGTACAAGGCGCCGTCGATCCTGCAGGCGCCCGGCGCGATCGAGCACGGCTGCGAGTTCAGCACCATGAGCAAGCCGTACAACATGGCCGGCTGGCGGATCGGCTTCTGCTGCGGCAACGCCCAGATGATCGCCGGCCTCGCGACGGTGAAGGGCTACTACGACTACGGGATCTTCCAAGCCGTGCAGATCGCGGCGATCGTCGCGATGCGTGAGGGTGACCGGCACATCGAGCAGCAGAACGCGAAGTACCAGGCCCGCCGCGACCAGCTCGTCACCGGCCTCCGCAGGCTCGGCTGGGAGGTCGAGCCGCCCCGGGCGTCGATGTTCCTGTGGGCGAAGCCTCCGCGGGAGCAGCTCGACGCGTACGGCGGCACCAGCGAGAGCTTCTGCCTGGCGATGGTCGAGGAGGCCGAGGTGGCGATGACGCCCGGCGGGGCGTTCGGGCCCCGCGGCGAGCACCACGTGCGGCTGGCGCTGGTGGAGAACGAGCACCGCATCCGGCAGGCGCTCCGGAACCTCGGCCGCGTCCTCAACACGCCGAAGCTCGCGGTGGCCTGA
- a CDS encoding STAS domain-containing protein produces MSEATPLQANTPLIHSASKAEEDGVRTLTVELTGDLTVGNAPELLEGMRGMIDRHDASRVVLRFADVGYVDSGALGALIEVRKTIGKRGGEVVLERMPKELAGLLRIMKLDAVFTLRGDEPAGAPAAPGAGA; encoded by the coding sequence ATGAGCGAGGCCACGCCGTTGCAAGCCAACACGCCGCTGATCCACTCCGCTTCGAAGGCCGAGGAGGACGGCGTCCGGACGCTGACGGTCGAGCTCACCGGCGACCTCACCGTCGGCAACGCGCCGGAGCTGCTCGAGGGCATGCGGGGCATGATCGACAGGCACGACGCGTCGCGGGTGGTGCTCCGCTTCGCCGACGTCGGCTACGTCGATTCGGGGGCGCTCGGCGCCCTGATCGAGGTGCGGAAGACGATCGGCAAGCGTGGCGGCGAGGTCGTGCTCGAGCGGATGCCCAAGGAGCTCGCCGGGCTCCTGCGGATCATGAAGCTCGACGCGGTCTTCACGCTGCGCGGCGACGAACCCGCCGGGGCTCCCGCCGCGCCCGGAGCCGGGGCGTGA
- a CDS encoding SDR family NAD(P)-dependent oxidoreductase: protein MDLGIDGRTALITGGGGGMGSATAALLAAEGVKLVLSGLSQDKLDAAAAGVREKHAGAEVCTLQLDLSEPSAADRLRSIPADILVHAAGVTGAKGDPLEMTEEDWAHAHQIDFMGAVRAARGLLPGMKERGWGRAVFVTSENAAQPYPDEVVYNVAKSGILSFAKSLSMTCARSGVLVNCVAPAFVKTGMTDGMMQKRAEQRGTSMDEAVESFLDEERPHLELKRRGRPEEVAAVIAFLVSEHASFVNGANFRVDGGSVQTVNL from the coding sequence ATGGATCTCGGCATCGACGGACGGACGGCCCTGATCACCGGCGGCGGCGGGGGCATGGGCTCGGCCACCGCGGCGTTGCTCGCGGCGGAGGGCGTGAAGCTCGTTCTGTCGGGCTTGAGCCAGGACAAGCTCGACGCCGCGGCCGCCGGCGTCCGCGAGAAGCACGCCGGCGCCGAGGTCTGCACGCTGCAGCTGGACCTCTCCGAGCCTTCCGCCGCCGACCGCCTCCGCTCCATCCCCGCCGACATCCTCGTGCACGCCGCCGGCGTCACCGGGGCCAAGGGCGACCCGCTGGAGATGACCGAGGAGGACTGGGCGCACGCCCACCAGATCGACTTCATGGGCGCCGTGCGGGCGGCCCGGGGCCTGCTCCCGGGCATGAAGGAGCGCGGCTGGGGCCGGGCCGTCTTCGTCACCAGCGAGAACGCGGCGCAGCCCTACCCCGACGAGGTTGTCTACAACGTCGCCAAGAGCGGGATCCTCTCCTTCGCGAAGAGCCTCTCGATGACCTGCGCCCGCTCGGGCGTGCTGGTCAACTGCGTCGCCCCCGCCTTCGTGAAGACCGGCATGACCGACGGGATGATGCAGAAGCGGGCGGAGCAGCGGGGCACGTCGATGGACGAGGCCGTGGAGAGCTTCCTCGACGAGGAGCGGCCGCACCTGGAGCTGAAGCGACGCGGCCGCCCCGAGGAGGTCGCCGCCGTGATCGCCTTCCTCGTGAGCGAGCACGCCAGCTTCGTCAACGGCGCGAACTTCCGGGTCGACGGCGGCAGCGTGCAGACGGTGAACCTGTAG
- a CDS encoding DUF547 domain-containing protein → MGPPTSARLRTKLLRASGIVAAIAASGLLAIALAVTGCASTPRVPEADRLPAYDDAPWARVLDAAVVGEEGLVDYAELAEGTPARDDLTLYLNAVARFGPESTPNAFATEADRLAYHLNAYNAFMLQKWLEKGAATADADERVGWLTWFFDRFAMDGGSESMHALEQGLIRPTYGDARIHFALVCGALSCPPLLDEPYRGPELDRQFRNVATRWLQAPDGLVVGDDGTVTASRILDWYAGDFDGGEPFDSLADMFEAYLPAGPRRDAAVAAADAGELRFMGYDWTINSPAASAADAGG, encoded by the coding sequence ATGGGTCCTCCAACGTCTGCCCGCTTACGCACGAAGCTCCTCCGCGCGAGCGGGATCGTCGCGGCGATCGCCGCCTCCGGGCTCCTCGCGATCGCCCTCGCGGTCACCGGCTGTGCCTCCACGCCGCGGGTTCCCGAAGCCGACCGGCTGCCCGCCTACGACGACGCGCCCTGGGCGCGGGTGCTCGACGCGGCGGTCGTGGGCGAGGAGGGCCTGGTCGATTACGCGGAGCTCGCCGAAGGCACGCCCGCCCGCGACGACCTCACGCTGTACCTCAACGCCGTCGCACGCTTCGGCCCCGAGTCGACGCCAAACGCTTTCGCGACCGAGGCCGATCGGCTGGCGTACCACCTCAACGCGTACAACGCCTTCATGCTCCAGAAGTGGCTGGAGAAGGGGGCGGCCACGGCCGACGCGGACGAGAGAGTCGGCTGGCTGACCTGGTTCTTCGACCGCTTCGCGATGGACGGCGGCAGCGAGAGCATGCACGCGCTGGAGCAGGGGCTGATCCGCCCGACCTACGGCGACGCGCGGATCCACTTCGCGCTGGTGTGCGGGGCGCTGTCGTGCCCGCCGCTGCTGGACGAGCCCTACCGCGGGCCGGAGCTGGACCGGCAGTTCCGCAACGTGGCGACGCGCTGGCTGCAGGCGCCCGACGGGCTGGTGGTCGGGGACGACGGCACCGTCACCGCCTCGAGGATCCTCGATTGGTACGCCGGCGACTTCGACGGCGGCGAACCCTTCGACTCGCTCGCCGACATGTTCGAGGCGTACCTGCCCGCGGGCCCGCGGCGGGACGCCGCGGTGGCGGCGGCGGACGCGGGCGAGCTCCGCTTCATGGGCTACGACTGGACAATCAACAGCCCGGCCGCTTCGGCGGCCGACGCGGGAGGCTGA
- a CDS encoding glycosyltransferase family 9 protein, whose product MTSDPRPEGTLVFHQAALGDFVLTWPLLRRLPGPVRVVAPWSHATLAAAALPGVGGVSIEQFEFTRMHSPGGPSTLSPAVRELFASAACVVGFVGGCTGVWAANADRLLGHAERVLLDPRPPEGFAGHVTAWHAGAVGARIPLAAEATPAPADPAGSGEVLLHPGSGGVMKCWPRARFAALAERLVAGGRRVGFVVGEAEAERWDADAFEELRVDGVGLTRIRDLAELVEKIRRCRVYVGNDAGPTHLAAQLGVPTLALFGPSDPVRFRPVGPRVRVLAPPVPTAMRWLGVEAVRDQIASF is encoded by the coding sequence ATGACATCTGACCCCCGGCCCGAGGGCACGCTGGTGTTCCATCAGGCGGCGCTGGGTGACTTCGTGCTCACCTGGCCGCTGCTCCGCCGGCTGCCGGGCCCGGTCCGCGTGGTCGCTCCCTGGAGCCACGCGACGCTCGCCGCGGCCGCCCTGCCGGGCGTCGGGGGCGTCAGCATCGAGCAGTTCGAGTTCACGCGGATGCACAGCCCCGGCGGGCCGTCGACGCTCTCGCCGGCCGTCCGCGAGCTCTTCGCCTCCGCCGCGTGCGTCGTCGGCTTCGTGGGCGGCTGCACGGGCGTCTGGGCCGCAAACGCGGACCGCTTGCTCGGCCACGCCGAGCGCGTGCTGCTGGACCCGCGGCCGCCGGAGGGCTTCGCCGGGCACGTGACGGCCTGGCACGCGGGGGCGGTCGGCGCGCGGATCCCGCTGGCCGCGGAGGCGACGCCCGCCCCGGCCGACCCGGCCGGCTCCGGCGAGGTCCTGCTGCACCCCGGCTCGGGCGGCGTCATGAAGTGCTGGCCGCGGGCGAGGTTCGCGGCGCTGGCGGAGCGGCTGGTCGCCGGCGGCCGGCGCGTCGGCTTCGTCGTCGGCGAAGCCGAGGCCGAGCGGTGGGACGCGGACGCCTTCGAGGAGCTCCGCGTCGACGGCGTGGGCCTCACGCGGATCCGCGATCTCGCGGAACTCGTCGAGAAGATCCGGCGTTGCCGCGTCTACGTCGGCAACGACGCGGGGCCCACCCACCTCGCCGCGCAGCTCGGCGTGCCGACGCTGGCGCTCTTCGGCCCCAGCGACCCGGTCCGCTTCCGCCCCGTCGGCCCGCGCGTGCGGGTCCTGGCGCCTCCGGTGCCGACCGCGATGCGCTGGCTCGGCGTGGAGGCGGTCCGCGACCAGATCGCGAGCTTCTGA
- a CDS encoding SulP family inorganic anion transporter — translation MTLARQDPDPSRPASLANALAGSLQPVTRALAGPVRAARAYGTAELRGDAASAVTVALVALPQAVVFAAVAGVPPVVGVYTMVVGAVVGGLFTGSRFLSIGPTNTAAILIGGVVAGLGAGASAERVMAAVVAVTVLSGLLQVLAAVAHLGELVRYVSRSVIVGFAAGAGVLIAVKQLPVFLGVPVADVPARFTGVAGTLDQLLRADAAPSLRAVALGLLAVGVTLACKRASRYLPSYLVAIVAAAAAAGLLGWGPAEVAFVPEMPQDLPTPALPPLDLGAWRELLLPAAALALVGMIEACAIGKTLAARAGERIEPEVEFVAMGFSRVAAGLFGGMAPAASFSRSALAADAGARTRFSCVYAGVVTAVVFLALAPLARSLPMAAIAGVLFVIAYGLVDWRYARRLIHSNNADFIVCLGTFLATLILSLELAVFVGVFLNLALYLRRARQVFMVELVETPEAADAPGGAAALPGSTGYLERPLRKSDGDHHGEVVFLQLEGNLFFAAADELQDRFARLAAGEARAVILRLKRCHMVDATVMDVLGEFATNLRGRGKALLLCGVRPRMKERMQEYGLVDLIGEHRVHLGGEGMFHSSKAAVAQARRIVRGEAEEDTAASTRGREWAYDI, via the coding sequence GTGACGCTGGCACGGCAGGACCCCGATCCCTCGCGACCCGCCAGCTTGGCGAATGCGCTGGCGGGCTCGCTGCAGCCGGTCACGCGGGCGCTGGCCGGCCCGGTCCGCGCGGCCCGGGCTTATGGGACGGCCGAGCTGCGGGGCGACGCGGCCTCGGCGGTCACGGTGGCGCTGGTGGCGCTGCCCCAGGCGGTGGTCTTCGCGGCGGTGGCCGGTGTGCCGCCGGTCGTCGGCGTCTACACGATGGTCGTCGGCGCGGTCGTCGGCGGGCTCTTCACCGGGAGCCGCTTCCTGTCGATCGGGCCGACGAACACCGCGGCGATCCTCATCGGCGGCGTGGTGGCGGGCCTGGGCGCGGGCGCGTCCGCCGAGCGGGTGATGGCGGCGGTCGTCGCGGTCACCGTGCTCTCGGGCCTCCTCCAGGTCCTCGCGGCGGTCGCCCACCTCGGCGAGCTGGTCCGCTACGTCTCGCGCAGCGTCATCGTCGGGTTCGCCGCGGGCGCGGGCGTGCTGATCGCGGTGAAGCAGCTGCCGGTGTTCCTGGGGGTCCCGGTGGCGGACGTGCCCGCCCGCTTCACCGGCGTCGCGGGCACGCTCGACCAGCTGCTGCGCGCCGACGCCGCGCCGAGCCTCCGCGCCGTGGCGCTGGGCCTGCTGGCGGTCGGCGTGACGCTGGCCTGCAAGCGGGCGTCCAGGTACCTGCCGTCGTACCTCGTCGCGATCGTCGCCGCGGCGGCGGCGGCCGGCCTCCTGGGCTGGGGTCCCGCCGAGGTCGCGTTCGTCCCGGAGATGCCCCAGGACCTGCCAACGCCGGCGCTCCCGCCGCTGGATCTGGGCGCCTGGCGGGAGCTGCTGCTCCCCGCGGCCGCGCTCGCGCTGGTGGGGATGATCGAGGCCTGCGCGATCGGCAAGACGCTGGCCGCCCGGGCGGGCGAGCGGATCGAGCCGGAGGTCGAGTTCGTCGCGATGGGCTTCTCGCGCGTGGCGGCCGGCCTCTTCGGGGGCATGGCACCGGCGGCGAGCTTCTCGCGGTCGGCGCTCGCGGCCGACGCGGGCGCCCGCACCCGCTTCAGCTGCGTCTACGCGGGCGTCGTCACCGCCGTGGTCTTCCTGGCGCTCGCCCCGCTCGCGCGGTCGCTGCCGATGGCCGCCATCGCCGGCGTGCTCTTCGTCATCGCCTACGGGCTGGTGGATTGGCGGTACGCCCGCCGGCTGATTCACAGCAACAACGCCGACTTCATCGTCTGCCTGGGCACCTTCCTCGCCACGCTGATCCTCTCGCTGGAGCTCGCGGTGTTCGTCGGCGTCTTCCTGAACCTTGCGCTCTACCTGCGGCGGGCCCGGCAGGTCTTCATGGTGGAGCTGGTGGAGACGCCCGAAGCCGCCGACGCCCCCGGCGGCGCCGCCGCGTTGCCGGGCTCCACCGGCTACCTGGAGCGGCCGCTGCGGAAGAGCGACGGCGACCACCACGGCGAGGTCGTGTTCCTGCAGCTCGAGGGCAACCTCTTCTTCGCCGCCGCCGACGAGCTGCAGGACCGCTTCGCCCGGCTGGCCGCGGGAGAGGCCCGGGCGGTGATCCTCCGCCTGAAGCGGTGCCACATGGTCGACGCGACCGTCATGGACGTCCTCGGCGAGTTCGCCACGAACCTCAGGGGCCGCGGCAAGGCGCTGCTGCTCTGCGGCGTGCGGCCGCGGATGAAGGAGCGGATGCAGGAGTACGGCCTCGTCGACCTGATCGGCGAGCACCGGGTGCACCTCGGCGGCGAGGGCATGTTCCACTCCAGCAAGGCGGCGGTGGCGCAGGCCCGCCGCATCGTGCGGGGCGAGGCGGAGGAAGACACCGCAGCCTCCACCCGCGGGAGGGAGTGGGCGTATGACATCTGA
- a CDS encoding ABC transporter ATP-binding protein produces the protein MPEHPADPHTDNIIECDDIVVRFGEQVVLDHLTLNVKRGERLVILGGSGAGKSTLLNLMSGQTRSTSGVMRIDGKNICAMSDAELDEYRKTIGVLFQSGALFQSMTVGDNVALPLRMHTDLDEDTIGTIVKMKLELVGLREHAGKLPSEISGGMQKRAGLARALAMDPKVIYYDEPSAGLDPVSVTQVDELMIGLNETLGVTTVIITHEMVSAFRVAQRLVLMDQGKFVADGTPEEMRNSEDPLVYQFVNGESDGPLSDRRSSDDYTQSLLS, from the coding sequence ATGCCCGAGCACCCCGCCGATCCCCACACCGACAACATCATCGAGTGCGACGACATCGTCGTGCGCTTCGGCGAGCAGGTCGTGCTGGACCACCTCACGCTGAACGTGAAGCGGGGGGAGCGGCTGGTGATCCTCGGCGGGTCCGGGGCCGGCAAGTCCACCCTGCTCAACCTGATGAGCGGGCAGACGCGCAGCACGTCCGGGGTGATGCGCATCGACGGGAAGAACATCTGCGCGATGAGCGACGCGGAGCTCGACGAGTACCGCAAGACCATCGGCGTGCTCTTCCAGAGCGGGGCGCTCTTCCAGTCGATGACGGTCGGCGACAACGTGGCGCTGCCGCTGCGGATGCACACCGACCTCGACGAGGACACGATCGGCACGATCGTGAAGATGAAGCTCGAGCTCGTCGGGCTGCGTGAGCACGCGGGCAAGCTCCCCAGCGAGATCTCCGGCGGCATGCAGAAGCGGGCCGGCCTGGCGCGTGCCCTCGCGATGGACCCCAAGGTCATCTACTACGACGAGCCTTCCGCCGGGCTCGACCCGGTGAGCGTGACGCAGGTGGACGAGCTGATGATCGGCCTCAACGAGACGCTCGGCGTGACCACGGTCATCATCACCCACGAGATGGTGTCCGCCTTCCGCGTCGCGCAGCGGCTGGTGCTGATGGACCAGGGCAAGTTCGTCGCCGACGGCACGCCCGAGGAGATGCGCAACAGCGAGGACCCCCTCGTCTACCAGTTCGTCAACGGCGAGAGCGACGGGCCGCTGAGCGACCGCCGCTCCTCCGACGACTACACGCAGTCGCTGCTTTCGTAG